One window of Leptotrichia sp. oral taxon 498 genomic DNA carries:
- a CDS encoding LptA/OstA family protein — MRRLKYKVLFVFLFYIIFFENLRAEMIELETESSRINLDTEEINTQGNVTVKYKDIKIKADNIKKLPNKNIITGSGDVEFNQGSQKVKADNLIFDMDTKLAKIYNSESYDTNMKLRYGGEETLSEGNKKITVKNGWFTTSPYEKPNYKIEANELEIYPNRKAIARDIKVVAGGKTWLKLPYYVTSLKPASQRATLFPYVGMDSDRGFFGIMGFDYDLGPLAQGFVDFELSTKQKLALKFSNDYSFWGNNSGNIFINRFVVPIGNHKKEWDFRVNHRVRNAPKKAKEDRKFYDAGYGIWNINYQNITPNLMYAVDGSKLKDDYTAFVDKYKHIGFWDANINQELGQNGELNIKYYWTQDKKALKALTDINDKIMKDNSLDPRRTDVDLYKSIKYTNGNKDVEITVDNEDFRDINPGYVGDLNSYRKKRNYGINLKGPKIKLDYLNSDNDEYGELLGMRDRGDDKTIHWVQKKAYDKREEWGLTFGNYYPFKKYEFFGYEPRTSYQNFSNNLYFGAQVKQVDVQKKEYEYDYTRDNENYNSLFLNSSTSDESRIYKVYEDNETIRRAKKIIYEKYRSQKFNVGNDRIDLPIKDSFVGFNMGFENRDYNSVAVPKFKNGRKVEDLNSTTGYEVATNASGNTIRQKPSMNIFTMDTRLFTTLFDNTYKKNNKYDVKVTNDATFTVQRTDADSAMYGEYDIVEIPTNATGFGNSFIYQIGNVTFNYNLNLRNDRHFRDNWLKNRYVRNYFKADIAGKRFISFDLQSNDEYEFKHFRSQRDFNREFQYGFLSNNGDNFLYKFSEKNKKLFPLNTSLGWNQKIYKESLKDRTFGINFNEWGFEYSNLVSKANDIFGNTATFGFPALKLKTNYHRLGFVYDTKKMKDKKFESDHYFRVNFGFGKKTYRDLKNTPINVSDDKYIRGNDYTTIGFLYRYENDAKPRYLADVEAEKEEAEKIDLGSLDTKELETEIQNSNTVKNSNTQNFSIEDTSKNIVDKIVVKDDNRLFLSSEEEEAYKSYVEEENYRQNKFSLNDFNKKLQSLRSQKKYFQIGMDMQIDGSDAANPSGMKGLDKINDLSFKVETGYLDKFFVRYAFVMERPDRIYRNDLSRNSTFDFRRHEFESKYMFSKDPDKPWWIGGKLQYVQNGAPKASDPEIYESSWYAKKVNKITLGMATLSHSFENVEWEIGAGMKWDKPDNKKLGYYPVVSLKFGITPFPEKNIQFNYSGKGVEFGAGL; from the coding sequence ATGAGAAGACTAAAATATAAAGTGCTGTTTGTTTTTCTATTTTATATTATATTTTTTGAAAATTTACGTGCAGAAATGATAGAATTAGAAACAGAGAGCTCGAGAATAAATTTAGACACCGAAGAAATAAATACACAAGGAAATGTTACTGTTAAATATAAAGATATAAAAATAAAAGCGGATAACATAAAAAAACTTCCGAATAAAAATATAATCACAGGTTCGGGGGATGTGGAATTTAATCAAGGTTCACAAAAAGTCAAGGCCGATAATCTCATTTTTGATATGGATACAAAGTTAGCTAAAATTTATAATTCTGAAAGTTATGACACCAATATGAAACTTAGATATGGTGGCGAGGAAACTTTGAGTGAGGGAAATAAAAAAATAACAGTGAAAAACGGATGGTTTACGACGAGTCCTTATGAAAAGCCAAATTATAAAATTGAAGCTAATGAGCTTGAAATTTATCCAAATAGGAAAGCTATTGCAAGGGATATAAAAGTTGTTGCTGGTGGAAAAACTTGGTTAAAATTACCATATTATGTAACTTCACTGAAACCAGCAAGCCAGAGAGCGACGCTTTTTCCATATGTTGGAATGGATAGTGACAGGGGATTTTTTGGAATAATGGGTTTTGACTACGATTTAGGACCGCTTGCACAGGGATTTGTTGATTTTGAGTTAAGTACAAAGCAAAAACTGGCGCTAAAATTTTCCAATGACTATTCATTTTGGGGAAATAATTCAGGAAATATTTTTATAAACAGATTTGTTGTTCCAATTGGAAATCATAAAAAAGAGTGGGATTTTCGTGTAAATCACAGAGTTAGAAATGCTCCTAAAAAGGCAAAAGAAGATAGGAAATTCTATGATGCAGGATATGGAATCTGGAACATCAACTATCAAAATATTACGCCAAATTTGATGTATGCGGTTGACGGTTCAAAGTTAAAAGATGATTACACAGCGTTTGTTGACAAGTATAAGCATATTGGATTCTGGGATGCGAATATAAATCAAGAATTGGGGCAGAATGGGGAATTAAATATAAAATATTACTGGACTCAGGATAAAAAGGCGCTAAAAGCTCTAACTGACATAAATGATAAAATTATGAAAGACAACAGTCTTGATCCAAGAAGAACAGATGTCGATTTGTATAAAAGCATAAAATATACAAATGGAAATAAAGATGTGGAAATTACAGTTGACAATGAGGACTTTAGAGACATAAATCCAGGTTATGTTGGAGATTTAAATTCCTACAGAAAAAAAAGAAACTATGGGATTAATTTAAAAGGACCTAAAATAAAGTTAGATTATCTTAATTCAGATAACGATGAATATGGCGAATTACTTGGAATGAGAGACCGTGGGGACGATAAGACTATTCACTGGGTTCAAAAGAAGGCTTATGATAAAAGAGAAGAATGGGGATTGACTTTTGGAAATTATTATCCTTTTAAAAAATATGAATTTTTTGGATACGAGCCAAGAACTAGTTATCAAAATTTTTCAAATAATTTATATTTTGGTGCGCAAGTTAAACAAGTTGATGTGCAAAAAAAAGAATATGAATACGATTATACAAGGGATAATGAAAATTATAACAGTCTATTTTTAAATAGTTCAACAAGTGACGAAAGTAGAATTTATAAAGTTTACGAAGATAACGAAACAATTAGAAGAGCCAAAAAAATTATTTATGAAAAATATAGAAGTCAAAAATTTAATGTTGGAAATGATAGAATTGACTTGCCAATAAAAGATTCATTTGTTGGATTTAATATGGGATTTGAAAATCGTGACTACAACAGTGTGGCAGTTCCCAAGTTTAAAAATGGGAGAAAAGTGGAAGATTTAAACTCCACAACTGGATACGAAGTTGCAACTAATGCAAGTGGAAATACGATAAGGCAAAAACCTTCAATGAATATTTTTACAATGGACACAAGATTATTTACGACACTTTTTGACAACACATACAAAAAAAACAACAAATACGATGTAAAAGTGACAAATGATGCAACATTTACTGTTCAAAGAACAGATGCTGACAGTGCAATGTATGGAGAATACGACATTGTAGAAATTCCAACAAATGCTACAGGATTTGGTAATAGTTTTATTTATCAGATTGGAAATGTCACATTCAATTACAATTTAAATTTAAGAAATGATAGACATTTTCGGGATAACTGGTTAAAAAATAGATATGTAAGAAATTATTTTAAAGCGGATATAGCTGGAAAGAGATTTATAAGTTTTGATTTACAAAGTAACGATGAATATGAATTTAAACATTTTAGATCTCAAAGAGATTTTAACAGAGAATTTCAATATGGATTTTTGTCAAACAATGGAGATAATTTCTTATATAAATTTTCAGAAAAGAATAAAAAGTTGTTTCCATTAAATACGAGTCTTGGATGGAATCAGAAAATATACAAGGAATCGTTAAAAGACAGAACTTTTGGAATAAATTTTAACGAATGGGGATTTGAATATTCAAACTTAGTATCAAAAGCAAATGATATTTTTGGAAATACAGCGACATTTGGCTTTCCTGCACTAAAATTAAAAACAAATTATCACAGATTGGGATTTGTATATGATACAAAAAAAATGAAAGATAAGAAATTTGAATCGGATCATTATTTTAGAGTAAATTTCGGATTTGGGAAAAAAACTTATAGAGATTTAAAAAATACGCCTATAAATGTTTCTGATGATAAATATATTCGTGGAAATGATTATACGACAATTGGTTTTTTATATAGATATGAAAATGATGCAAAACCAAGATATTTAGCGGATGTGGAAGCTGAAAAAGAAGAAGCTGAAAAAATAGATTTGGGAAGTCTTGACACAAAAGAATTAGAAACTGAAATCCAAAATTCAAATACTGTAAAAAATTCAAATACACAAAATTTTTCTATTGAAGACACAAGCAAAAATATAGTTGATAAAATTGTAGTAAAAGATGATAACAGGTTATTTTTAAGCAGCGAAGAAGAAGAGGCATATAAAAGTTATGTTGAAGAAGAAAATTATCGTCAAAATAAATTCAGCTTAAACGATTTTAATAAAAAATTACAAAGTTTAAGAAGTCAAAAAAAATATTTTCAAATAGGTATGGATATGCAAATAGATGGTTCTGACGCAGCAAATCCAAGCGGAATGAAAGGACTTGACAAAATAAACGATTTAAGTTTTAAAGTTGAAACTGGATATTTAGACAAATTTTTTGTCAGATACGCATTTGTAATGGAAAGACCTGATAGAATTTATAGAAATGATCTTTCTCGTAACAGCACTTTCGATTTTAGAAGACATGAATTTGAATCAAAATACATGTTTTCAAAAGATCCAGATAAACCGTGGTGGATCGGTGGAAAACTACAGTATGTTCAAAATGGAGCGCCAAAAGCTTCAGATCCAGAAATATACGAAAGTTCTTGGTATGCCAAGAAAGTAAACAAAATTACGCTTGGAATGGCAACGTTGAGCCATAGTTTTGAAAATGTTGAATGGGAAATAGGTGCAGGAATGAAGTGGGATAAGCCAGATAATAAAAAATTAGGTTATTATCCAGTTGTTTCATTAAAATTTGGAATAACACCGTTCCCAGAAAAAAATATTCAATTCAATTATTCTGGAAAAGGTGTAGAATTTGGGGCAGGATTATAA
- a CDS encoding MarR family winged helix-turn-helix transcriptional regulator, producing the protein MSCNKTEKEISECLYFTISKMFRMINRIAEEAFEKIDICPTHAFLMMLLKEEKNGLSVNQISSSLAIAPSTVTRFVDKLVSKGYVVREKMGKNSFTKITEKGLNEIDEIYEAWHGITEKIEELVGDKTYLERTKKSFKEFVEILGKDKKYDKVSEEFDFWII; encoded by the coding sequence ATGAGCTGCAATAAAACTGAAAAAGAAATAAGTGAGTGTTTATATTTTACAATTTCAAAGATGTTTAGAATGATAAATAGGATTGCAGAAGAAGCGTTTGAAAAAATAGACATTTGTCCAACTCACGCTTTTTTAATGATGCTATTAAAAGAAGAGAAAAATGGACTTTCGGTAAACCAGATTTCATCTTCTCTTGCAATAGCTCCGTCAACAGTTACAAGATTTGTGGATAAATTAGTATCAAAAGGGTATGTTGTGAGAGAAAAGATGGGGAAAAACTCTTTTACAAAAATAACTGAAAAAGGGTTAAATGAAATTGATGAAATTTATGAAGCTTGGCATGGAATTACTGAAAAAATTGAAGAACTAGTAGGAGATAAAACTTATTTGGAGCGAACAAAAAAATCTTTTAAAGAGTTTGTGGAAATTTTGGGAAAAGATAAAAAATATGATAAAGTTTCTGAAGAATTTGACTTTTGGATTATTTAA
- the cysS gene encoding cysteine--tRNA ligase — MEFYNTLSNKLEKFLPLEKNKVKMYVCGPTVYNYIHLGNARPIIVFDVLARYFKYKNYEVEFVQNFTDIDDKIINRANEEKLSCEEITKKYIDGFFEDVKKLNILSDVKRPKVTENIYEIIETIKKLIDNGFAYEKDGDVYFEVKKYSEYGKLSNQKIDELEAGARIDISKIKRNPLDFVLWKNKKENEPSYESPWGKGRPGWHIECSTMSQKYLGDTFDIHGGGQDLIFPHHENEIAQSKCAYHGNFANYWLHNGFVQIDGDKMSKSTGNFFLLREILEKFSGNVIRFFMVSTHYRKPINFSFEALKDTRKALENVINAMKKFEDAINLTKENLFGNKNSFEKIKEFDEKFVLAMDEDMNTPQALAIIFEQIKYTNKLLTKFEDRKDVICEIKSSYESLKNKIENVLGIKLESEKKFEKSSELTDKLIDLLLEVRKDARIEKNFKLSDKIRDSLKNLGIEIKDAKDGSTSYNFKE; from the coding sequence ATGGAATTTTACAACACATTGTCAAATAAATTGGAAAAATTTTTGCCACTTGAAAAAAACAAAGTGAAAATGTATGTCTGTGGACCTACAGTCTATAATTACATACATTTAGGAAATGCTCGTCCGATTATTGTTTTTGACGTACTTGCCAGATATTTTAAATATAAAAATTATGAAGTTGAGTTTGTACAAAATTTTACTGACATTGATGATAAAATTATAAATAGAGCTAATGAAGAAAAATTATCTTGTGAAGAAATCACTAAAAAATATATAGACGGTTTTTTTGAAGATGTGAAAAAATTAAATATTTTAAGTGATGTGAAAAGACCGAAAGTTACGGAAAATATTTACGAAATAATAGAAACTATAAAAAAATTGATAGATAATGGCTTTGCTTATGAAAAAGATGGAGATGTCTATTTTGAAGTGAAAAAATATTCAGAGTATGGGAAATTGTCCAATCAAAAAATTGATGAGCTGGAAGCGGGAGCTAGAATTGATATTTCAAAAATTAAAAGAAATCCGCTGGATTTTGTCCTTTGGAAAAACAAAAAAGAAAATGAGCCATCTTATGAATCGCCTTGGGGAAAAGGTAGACCTGGTTGGCACATAGAGTGTAGTACAATGTCACAAAAATATTTGGGAGATACATTTGATATTCACGGTGGTGGACAAGATTTGATTTTCCCCCATCATGAAAATGAAATTGCTCAAAGTAAATGTGCCTATCACGGAAATTTTGCAAATTACTGGCTGCATAACGGCTTTGTTCAAATTGATGGCGATAAAATGTCAAAATCAACAGGAAACTTTTTTTTGCTCCGTGAAATTTTAGAAAAATTTTCGGGAAATGTAATAAGATTTTTTATGGTAAGCACGCATTACAGAAAACCGATTAATTTTTCTTTTGAAGCGCTAAAAGATACAAGAAAAGCTTTGGAAAATGTGATAAATGCAATGAAAAAATTTGAAGATGCAATAAATTTGACAAAAGAAAATTTATTTGGAAATAAAAATTCATTTGAAAAAATCAAAGAGTTTGACGAAAAATTTGTTTTGGCGATGGATGAAGATATGAATACGCCGCAGGCATTGGCTATAATTTTTGAACAAATTAAATATACAAATAAACTTCTTACTAAATTTGAAGATAGAAAAGATGTTATTTGTGAAATAAAAAGTTCATATGAATCGCTAAAAAATAAAATCGAAAATGTGCTTGGAATAAAATTGGAAAGCGAAAAAAAATTCGAGAAAAGCAGTGAATTAACTGATAAATTGATTGATTTACTTTTGGAAGTGAGAAAAGACGCAAGAATTGAGAAAAATTTTAAATTATCTGATAAAATTAGAGACAGTTTGAAAAATCTTGGAATAGAAATTAAAGATGCGAAAGATGGAAGTACAAGTTATAATTTTAAAGAATGA
- the galE gene encoding UDP-glucose 4-epimerase GalE translates to MKTILVPGGAGYIGSHTVLDLIKKGFNPIIVDDFSNSSKKVITILEELSGEKINFYEMDIKNKEGLRKIFRENKIDAVINFAGFKAVGESVEKPLMYYDNNLFGMITLLEVMKEFNVKNIVFSSSATVYGVSEKVPFVETDPMGEVTNPYGRTKVIIEHILMDLAKSDNTWNIIALRYFNPLGAHESGRIGEDPNGIPNNLSPYITQVAVGKLEKLHIFGNDYDTPDGTCIRDFIHVNDLAAGHSAALNYLFNNENLGFDAINLGSEKGYSVLEILSNFEKAVGKEIPYVIDGRRAGDIAVCYADASKAKKLLNWEAKYTIEDMCRDSWNWQKKNPNGFKD, encoded by the coding sequence ATGAAAACTATTTTAGTTCCTGGTGGAGCAGGATATATCGGTTCACACACTGTGTTAGATTTGATTAAAAAAGGATTTAATCCTATTATAGTGGATGATTTTAGTAATTCTAGTAAAAAAGTTATTACAATTTTAGAAGAACTTTCTGGAGAAAAAATAAATTTTTATGAAATGGATATAAAGAATAAAGAAGGTTTGAGAAAAATTTTTAGAGAAAATAAAATTGACGCTGTTATTAATTTTGCAGGATTTAAGGCAGTGGGTGAATCTGTAGAAAAACCACTAATGTATTATGATAACAATTTATTTGGAATGATTACTTTACTTGAAGTAATGAAAGAATTTAATGTAAAAAATATCGTATTTAGTTCGTCAGCTACTGTTTACGGTGTTTCTGAAAAAGTACCTTTTGTGGAAACTGATCCAATGGGAGAAGTTACAAATCCTTATGGGCGTACAAAAGTAATAATCGAACATATTTTAATGGATTTGGCAAAATCTGACAATACTTGGAATATAATTGCTCTTAGATATTTCAATCCATTAGGTGCTCATGAAAGCGGAAGAATTGGAGAAGATCCAAACGGAATTCCAAACAATCTTTCACCTTATATAACTCAAGTTGCAGTTGGAAAATTAGAAAAATTACATATTTTTGGAAATGATTATGACACTCCAGACGGAACTTGTATAAGAGATTTTATTCATGTAAATGATTTGGCGGCAGGACATTCAGCAGCATTAAATTATTTATTTAATAATGAAAATCTTGGTTTTGATGCGATAAATTTAGGAAGCGAAAAAGGTTATAGCGTTCTTGAAATTTTAAGTAATTTTGAAAAAGCTGTTGGAAAAGAAATTCCTTATGTAATTGATGGCAGAAGAGCTGGAGATATTGCGGTTTGTTATGCAGATGCTTCAAAAGCTAAAAAATTATTGAATTGGGAAGCAAAATATACAATTGAAGATATGTGCCGTGATTCTTGGAATTGGCAAAAGAAAAATCCAAATGGATTTAAAGATTAA
- a CDS encoding AI-2E family transporter, protein MKFYDEEKILKAKNVLMVVSLLFLSILLFFKVYDYFKKPINLAISTIFPFILSFIIVYSLMPIIDMISNKKNEENPPKKLIKNRNLAILIVLSLFFAIFIYIVLAFIPLIAKQGSSLIEFFLKNQGNFQSKAFNFMEQNNIDLKNTLMSSKDVIINMTVRVLTSSYSIVTSTFTLLFMTPIFTIMLIFSYDNIEIWVENFLTDIDEDRKFVNLAKKIDQTIGKYILVTVLDSMIVGVASFIIFYFLRLDYSILFSLIIGFGNVIPFLGPFIGLIPVIFYAATKSFNLVIIIVALVTIVQTIEANIVKPWLTGKSVEMHPITTLLVVLIGGALFGIGGAFIGIPIYIVIKLTWIFYWENYIKKNQNNSKN, encoded by the coding sequence AGTGTCACTTTTATTTTTATCGATTTTACTTTTTTTCAAAGTTTACGATTATTTTAAAAAGCCGATTAATCTTGCTATAAGTACGATTTTTCCATTTATTTTGTCGTTTATAATCGTGTATTCGCTTATGCCAATTATTGATATGATAAGCAATAAAAAAAATGAAGAGAATCCGCCTAAAAAACTTATAAAAAATAGAAATTTGGCGATTTTAATCGTACTGTCGCTCTTTTTTGCGATTTTTATATATATTGTACTTGCTTTTATTCCGCTAATTGCGAAACAAGGTTCAAGTCTAATTGAGTTTTTTTTGAAAAATCAAGGAAATTTTCAAAGTAAGGCATTTAATTTTATGGAGCAAAATAACATTGATTTAAAAAATACACTTATGAGTTCTAAAGATGTGATTATAAATATGACGGTAAGGGTGCTGACTTCCAGTTACTCCATTGTAACCAGCACTTTTACTTTGCTTTTTATGACACCAATTTTTACGATTATGTTAATTTTTAGCTATGACAACATTGAAATTTGGGTTGAAAATTTTTTGACGGATATAGATGAAGATAGAAAATTTGTCAATCTGGCAAAAAAAATAGATCAAACCATTGGAAAATATATTTTGGTTACGGTACTTGACAGTATGATTGTCGGAGTAGCATCTTTCATAATTTTTTATTTTTTAAGATTAGACTACAGTATTTTATTTTCACTAATCATTGGCTTTGGAAATGTGATACCGTTTTTAGGACCTTTTATTGGTCTTATTCCTGTGATTTTCTATGCTGCAACGAAATCTTTTAATTTAGTAATCATTATTGTCGCACTGGTTACAATTGTGCAAACTATTGAAGCAAATATCGTAAAACCTTGGCTTACAGGAAAATCGGTGGAAATGCATCCGATTACGACACTACTTGTTGTTTTGATTGGAGGAGCGCTTTTTGGAATTGGAGGAGCGTTTATTGGAATCCCAATTTATATCGTGATTAAATTGACCTGGATATTCTATTGGGAAAATTATATAAAAAAAAATCAAAATAATTCAAAAAACTAA